In Paracoccus jeotgali, the following are encoded in one genomic region:
- the dctP gene encoding TRAP transporter substrate-binding protein DctP, protein MKTNYFTALGVGLAFAMGATSAMAAIELRISSAAPPDNPLVAAFEIIKERMEEAYPDDITVTIHHSSSLFKQGTELPAMQRGNLEMATPIVYEIEQQLPEYGALGKPYVYRDVDHMIAVYRGEIGEQFYKDVQDKMGVVILDTGYLGTRTIGLRSARNVESPADLDGVKLRMAPGAAYQNLATALGATPVSMPATEVYLALKTGSIDGQDNPLNLVENWKFDEVTEEFVMTNHLVQPVFFAISGKAWDQLSEEQQKTLKDAAREAVDREIELTREAEKAAREQFEAEGKIFSTPDLAPFRARVEEVYAQPGMMEDWMPDLNARIEAVE, encoded by the coding sequence ATGAAGACCAACTATTTCACCGCGCTCGGCGTCGGCCTCGCCTTTGCCATGGGCGCGACATCGGCCATGGCCGCGATCGAGCTGCGGATTTCGTCCGCAGCGCCACCGGACAACCCGCTGGTCGCCGCTTTCGAGATCATCAAGGAGCGGATGGAGGAGGCCTATCCGGACGACATCACGGTGACGATTCACCACTCGAGCAGCCTGTTCAAGCAGGGCACGGAACTGCCGGCCATGCAGCGCGGCAACCTCGAGATGGCGACGCCCATCGTCTATGAGATCGAGCAGCAGCTTCCCGAATACGGCGCGCTGGGAAAGCCCTATGTCTACCGCGATGTCGATCACATGATCGCCGTCTATCGCGGTGAGATCGGCGAGCAGTTCTACAAGGACGTGCAGGACAAGATGGGGGTGGTGATCCTCGATACCGGCTATTTGGGAACCCGGACCATCGGCCTGCGCAGCGCCAGGAATGTCGAAAGCCCCGCGGACCTCGACGGGGTCAAGCTGCGCATGGCGCCCGGTGCCGCCTATCAGAACCTGGCCACGGCGCTGGGGGCGACGCCGGTGTCGATGCCGGCGACCGAGGTCTATCTGGCGCTGAAGACCGGCTCTATCGACGGGCAGGACAATCCGCTCAATCTGGTCGAGAACTGGAAATTCGATGAGGTCACCGAAGAGTTCGTGATGACCAACCACCTCGTCCAGCCGGTCTTTTTCGCCATCTCGGGCAAGGCCTGGGATCAGTTGAGCGAAGAGCAGCAGAAAACCCTGAAGGACGCAGCCCGCGAGGCCGTCGACCGCGAGATCGAGCTGACGCGCGAGGCCGAAAAGGCGGCACGCGAACAGTTCGAGGCCGAGGGCAAGATCTTCAGCACGCCCGATCTGGCACCGTTCCGTGCGCGCGTTGAAGAGGTCTATGCGCAGCCGGGCATGATGGAGGACTGGATGCCCGACCTGAACGCCCGCATCGAGGCGGTCGAGTAA
- a CDS encoding fumarylacetoacetate hydrolase family protein, giving the protein MLETKDGVHDLAKLLAGAGSDLTEVAELYEDWAQNSQLLDRLAENPDPDCRVDDGVRMAPLLYPGKVLCAGANYYRHLEEMGVQNVTKDSQRLFFFFKPARNAVVGEGATVHMPLDTQQMDWEIELGVVIGKAARAVTPEQAMDHVAGYVVAIDACARDLNKAPDTFYKLDWVAGKAQESCCPLGPRFVPASSISDPQALRLTLSVNGVKKQDDTTGDMIFSIAEQISTASRLMQLDPGDVLLTGTPAGVGSPRGEFLQVGDRIEAEIEGIGRFEVEVQPPSTGVRKPLA; this is encoded by the coding sequence GTGCTTGAGACGAAGGACGGGGTCCATGACCTTGCAAAGCTTCTTGCGGGCGCCGGATCGGATCTGACCGAGGTCGCCGAACTGTACGAGGACTGGGCGCAGAATTCCCAGCTGCTGGATCGTCTGGCCGAGAACCCCGACCCCGACTGCCGCGTCGATGACGGGGTGCGCATGGCCCCGCTGCTGTATCCCGGCAAGGTGCTGTGCGCCGGGGCCAATTATTACCGCCACCTGGAAGAGATGGGCGTCCAGAACGTCACCAAGGACAGCCAGCGGCTTTTCTTCTTCTTCAAGCCGGCGCGCAACGCCGTCGTGGGCGAGGGGGCGACCGTCCACATGCCGCTGGATACCCAGCAGATGGATTGGGAAATCGAGCTGGGCGTGGTCATCGGCAAGGCGGCGCGGGCGGTCACGCCGGAACAGGCGATGGATCACGTCGCAGGCTATGTCGTGGCCATCGACGCCTGCGCGCGCGACCTGAACAAGGCGCCGGACACATTCTACAAGCTGGATTGGGTGGCCGGGAAGGCGCAGGAATCCTGCTGTCCGCTGGGTCCGCGGTTCGTCCCCGCCTCATCCATCAGCGATCCGCAGGCGCTGCGCCTGACGCTTAGCGTCAATGGGGTCAAGAAACAGGACGACACCACCGGCGACATGATCTTTTCGATTGCCGAGCAGATTTCGACGGCCTCGCGCCTGATGCAGCTCGATCCCGGCGACGTCCTGCTGACCGGCACACCGGCCGGCGTCGGCTCGCCGCGTGGCGAGTTTCTGCAGGTCGGCGACCGGATCGAGGCCGAGATCGAGGGGATCGGCCGTTTCGAGGTCGAGGTCCAGCCACCAAGCACCGGGGTACGCAAGCCTCTGGCTTAG
- a CDS encoding ABC transporter substrate-binding protein yields the protein MARAQTPVTFAVPAPSALVWLPYWVAVGEGYMKDEGLDTTLEVVDGSASVLQALSSGQAQIGAPGPGPALGARARGVDVKYIYNLYPKSAFGLLVPEDSPITEPAQLKGKVIGVGSTDGAEVSFARGILSEAGMELDRDYSFLVVGDGGMAAVAFLRGEADAYAGGIADVATIARRGLNLREITPDSFLAFFGNGLAMLESEIEAHPEIARGFGRAIVRGMEFASKPENAEAVLAHCAAGSPQEGEDKEFAAALMKVVLDRMIPTEEMRPKGFGYQPPEHWQKVHDSSVESGALSEPLADLDEIYTNEFVEGWNS from the coding sequence ATGGCAAGGGCACAGACCCCTGTCACCTTCGCCGTGCCGGCCCCATCCGCCCTTGTCTGGCTTCCCTACTGGGTCGCGGTCGGCGAGGGTTACATGAAGGACGAAGGACTGGACACGACGCTGGAAGTCGTCGACGGATCGGCATCCGTTCTGCAGGCGCTGTCCTCGGGTCAGGCGCAGATCGGCGCCCCGGGACCGGGACCTGCGCTGGGTGCGCGCGCCCGCGGCGTTGACGTCAAGTATATCTATAATCTCTATCCCAAATCAGCCTTCGGCCTGCTGGTTCCCGAAGACAGCCCCATCACTGAACCCGCGCAGCTGAAGGGCAAGGTGATCGGTGTCGGATCGACGGACGGGGCCGAGGTTTCGTTTGCGCGCGGCATCCTGTCCGAGGCGGGGATGGAGCTCGACCGCGACTACAGCTTCCTTGTCGTGGGCGACGGGGGCATGGCGGCCGTGGCCTTCCTGCGCGGCGAGGCGGACGCCTATGCGGGCGGGATCGCGGATGTCGCAACCATTGCGCGGCGGGGCCTGAACCTGCGCGAGATCACGCCGGATTCGTTCCTTGCCTTTTTTGGCAACGGGCTGGCGATGCTGGAAAGCGAGATCGAGGCGCATCCTGAGATCGCGCGGGGCTTCGGCAGGGCGATCGTCCGCGGCATGGAGTTCGCCAGCAAGCCCGAGAACGCCGAAGCGGTTCTGGCCCATTGTGCCGCCGGTTCGCCGCAGGAGGGAGAGGACAAGGAGTTTGCGGCGGCGCTGATGAAGGTGGTGCTGGACCGCATGATCCCCACTGAAGAGATGCGGCCGAAGGGCTTTGGCTATCAGCCCCCCGAGCATTGGCAGAAGGTCCACGATTCGTCGGTCGAATCAGGCGCCTTGTCCGAGCCGCTGGCCGATCTCGACGAGATCTACACCAATGAGTTCGTTGAAGGTTGGAACAGCTGA
- a CDS encoding GntR family transcriptional regulator: MLRDEILHGDLMPGERLRVSALNKRYQMGLTPLREALVRLASEGLVENEANRGASVRQASVSELRDLFSARREIEAICLRRAMANRTPEWEAEILRAQHLLSRTPVPKSSEDRARAAHWEAMHRQFHRALVAACDSQWRLSFWETLADHSERYRKLRLVTPGPDQADPRNIKAEHEAIAQAVLAGDEDRAVALMDSHLAATEQVVAQILRKTESKEGETA, encoded by the coding sequence ATGCTGCGTGATGAGATCCTGCACGGCGATCTGATGCCGGGCGAACGGCTGCGCGTGTCGGCGCTGAACAAGCGCTACCAGATGGGGCTGACCCCGCTGCGCGAGGCGCTGGTCAGGCTTGCCTCGGAAGGGCTCGTCGAAAACGAGGCCAATCGTGGGGCGTCGGTCCGACAGGCGTCGGTCAGCGAACTTCGCGACCTTTTCTCGGCCCGGCGCGAGATCGAGGCGATCTGCCTGCGCCGCGCGATGGCCAACCGCACGCCGGAATGGGAAGCCGAAATCCTTCGCGCCCAACACCTGCTGTCACGCACCCCGGTCCCTAAGTCATCCGAGGATCGCGCGCGCGCCGCGCATTGGGAGGCGATGCACCGCCAGTTTCACCGGGCACTGGTCGCTGCCTGCGATTCGCAGTGGCGGCTGAGTTTCTGGGAAACCTTGGCCGACCATTCGGAACGCTATCGCAAGCTGCGCCTGGTGACGCCCGGACCCGATCAGGCCGATCCGCGCAACATCAAGGCCGAACATGAAGCCATTGCCCAAGCCGTCCTGGCTGGTGACGAGGATCGCGCCGTCGCACTGATGGACAGCCATCTGGCGGCCACCGAACAGGTCGTTGCGCAGATTCTGCGCAAAACCGAAAGCAAAGAGGGAGAGACCGCATGA
- a CDS encoding NAD-dependent epimerase/dehydratase family protein → MTTLVTGAGLIGSAAAKLLAARGGKVVLIDLRAPADIPPGVTFIRADITDTGQIDQIIQDHSITAILHTAALLSTAMRADPVLGLRVNILGTAALLEACRRHSIHRIVLISSTTVLYSGFSTLGPDPIPEDAALHLVSQRPGSLYAVSKLTCEQLGLLYRDLHGVDAISLRLGAVVGGDTDAPTSVPGRLFSTLVEAARAGHPIALDDPLLIWKGNEEFVDVRDCARAAVAALDATHPQTGVYNIVHPAQWSLDAVIAAVESTHGKLSVSYDRSVSTGFAGFPHVRPAGSSTEAAQQELGFSAAHDLQDSLRHWWPA, encoded by the coding sequence GTGACCACTCTTGTCACCGGTGCCGGTCTTATCGGCAGCGCTGCCGCGAAGCTGCTGGCGGCGCGTGGCGGCAAGGTGGTGCTGATCGATCTCCGCGCACCGGCTGACATACCACCGGGCGTGACCTTCATTCGCGCCGACATCACCGATACCGGTCAGATCGACCAGATCATCCAGGACCACTCGATCACCGCGATCCTGCACACCGCCGCCCTGCTTTCGACCGCGATGCGGGCCGACCCGGTGCTGGGTCTTCGCGTCAATATCCTCGGCACGGCGGCCCTTCTGGAGGCGTGCCGGAGGCATTCGATCCACCGGATCGTCCTGATCAGTTCGACGACGGTGCTTTACTCCGGCTTCTCGACGCTCGGGCCGGACCCCATCCCCGAGGATGCGGCGCTGCACCTGGTCAGTCAGCGCCCCGGCAGTCTTTACGCGGTCAGCAAGCTCACCTGTGAGCAGCTTGGGCTGCTCTACCGCGACCTGCACGGCGTGGACGCGATCTCCCTGCGGCTTGGCGCGGTGGTCGGGGGCGACACCGACGCGCCGACCAGTGTCCCGGGGCGGCTGTTCTCGACCCTAGTCGAGGCGGCCAGAGCCGGTCATCCCATCGCGCTGGACGACCCGCTGCTGATCTGGAAGGGCAACGAGGAATTCGTCGATGTCCGCGACTGCGCCCGCGCAGCCGTGGCCGCGCTGGATGCGACGCACCCACAAACCGGCGTCTACAACATCGTCCACCCCGCGCAATGGTCGCTGGATGCGGTGATCGCCGCGGTCGAGAGCACGCATGGCAAGCTCAGCGTGAGCTATGACCGATCCGTCTCCACAGGCTTTGCAGGCTTTCCGCATGTCCGCCCCGCCGGCTCGTCGACCGAGGCGGCCCAGCAGGAGCTGGGGTTTTCCGCCGCGCATGATCTGCAGGACAGCCTGCGCCATTGGTGGCCCGCCTGA
- a CDS encoding EthD family reductase gives MIIRSAFLHGSVPEPEQPDFDRHMRDTVVAEILTYPGIRRVTLRKLAQADAGADAAYMQFDLYFDSVDAMDAALASPVRQAVQERIKAGMGPFSGRVTHVVSDLIEDRT, from the coding sequence ATGATCATCCGCAGCGCCTTTCTGCACGGCAGCGTTCCCGAACCGGAGCAGCCGGATTTCGACCGCCACATGCGCGACACGGTGGTCGCCGAGATCCTGACCTATCCCGGCATCCGGCGCGTTACCCTGCGCAAACTGGCGCAGGCCGATGCAGGCGCGGACGCTGCCTATATGCAGTTCGACCTGTATTTCGACTCGGTCGATGCAATGGACGCAGCCTTGGCAAGCCCGGTGCGTCAAGCGGTGCAGGAACGGATCAAGGCGGGCATGGGGCCGTTCAGCGGTCGCGTGACCCATGTCGTCTCCGACCTGATCGAGGACCGGACGTGA